Proteins encoded by one window of Bacteroidia bacterium:
- a CDS encoding cold shock domain-containing protein — protein sequence MKTGKVKFYNNSKGFGFIVEDEGGRDLFVHQTGLIDRIADNDLVTYEVVQGKKGLNAVNVKKQQ from the coding sequence ATGAAAACCGGAAAAGTAAAATTCTACAACAACTCCAAAGGATTTGGATTTATCGTTGAAGATGAAGGTGGTCGTGACCTATTTGTTCATCAAACAGGATTAATTGACCGCATCGCGGACAATGACCTTGTTACCTATGAAGTAGTTCAAGGCAAAAAAGGCTTAAATGCCGTAAATGTTAAAAAGCAACAGTAA
- the ade gene encoding adenine deaminase yields the protein MASFSGNIIDIFNRRIYPGTVHFNHGKVTAISEEDAVYNHYLLPGFTDAHIHIESSMLVPYEFARIALLHGTVATVSDPHEIANVCGMKGVEYMIENAKDAKLKFNFGAPSCVPATAFETAGATLNSEDVALLLSRPDIRYLSEMMNYPGVLFGDSEVMKKIEAAHKLHKVVDGHAPGLRGDDARKYIAAGITTDHECFSLEEALDKVNAGMKILIREGSAARNFEALHSLITSHTAMTMLCSDDKHPDELLNGHLNQLVVRALKNGHSLFDVLQCACVNPVLHYGLSVGLLRVGDPADFIVVNNTEQFKVLQTWINGECVAKDGHTSLTNRSHAPINNFYAWHVSVQDVEVKKNSASVKVIEALDGQLITNCIRAKPLEKDGLWVSNPENDILKIAVVNRYSKQKPVVGFVKNFGLKYGAIASTVAHDSHNIIVTGVSDADIVEAINLLMQSGGGLSAVSGGDKKVIALPVAGLMSDRSCEEIGHHYANIDNMAKQMGATLRAPFMTLSFMALLVIPHFKIGDKGLFDAEKFELTTME from the coding sequence ATGGCTTCATTTAGCGGAAACATTATTGACATTTTTAACCGTAGGATTTATCCCGGGACAGTTCATTTTAACCATGGAAAAGTAACTGCAATTTCAGAGGAAGATGCTGTTTATAACCACTATCTGCTACCCGGGTTTACAGATGCGCATATCCACATTGAAAGCAGCATGCTGGTGCCTTATGAGTTTGCCCGCATTGCACTGTTGCATGGTACGGTTGCCACCGTTAGCGATCCGCATGAAATTGCCAATGTTTGTGGCATGAAGGGCGTGGAGTACATGATTGAGAATGCTAAAGATGCCAAATTGAAATTTAATTTTGGAGCACCTTCCTGTGTACCGGCTACGGCTTTTGAAACTGCCGGTGCCACCCTTAACTCCGAAGATGTGGCATTGCTGCTATCGAGACCTGATATTCGCTACCTGAGCGAAATGATGAACTACCCCGGTGTACTTTTTGGTGATAGCGAGGTGATGAAAAAAATTGAGGCTGCTCACAAACTACATAAAGTGGTTGATGGTCATGCTCCCGGATTAAGAGGTGACGATGCCAGAAAATATATAGCGGCAGGCATAACTACCGATCACGAATGTTTTTCTCTTGAAGAAGCGTTGGATAAGGTAAATGCAGGAATGAAAATTCTGATTCGAGAAGGCTCTGCTGCTCGAAATTTTGAAGCCTTGCATTCGCTCATCACCTCACATACGGCTATGACCATGCTGTGCAGCGATGACAAGCACCCTGATGAATTGCTTAATGGACACCTGAATCAATTAGTTGTGCGCGCACTCAAAAACGGACACAGCCTATTCGATGTATTGCAATGTGCCTGTGTTAATCCTGTGTTGCATTATGGTTTATCTGTAGGATTACTTCGGGTTGGCGATCCGGCTGATTTTATAGTCGTTAATAATACGGAACAATTCAAAGTGCTTCAGACATGGATTAATGGAGAATGTGTTGCTAAAGATGGACATACATCATTGACAAATCGTAGTCATGCTCCAATAAATAATTTTTATGCATGGCATGTTTCGGTTCAGGATGTTGAAGTGAAAAAAAATTCAGCTTCGGTTAAAGTAATAGAAGCATTGGATGGCCAGTTAATTACTAACTGTATTCGGGCAAAACCATTGGAAAAAGACGGACTGTGGGTGAGTAATCCGGAAAATGATATTCTTAAAATAGCAGTCGTTAACCGCTATAGTAAACAAAAACCTGTTGTAGGATTTGTTAAAAATTTTGGTTTAAAGTATGGCGCCATCGCTTCAACAGTTGCGCACGATTCGCATAATATAATTGTCACCGGTGTTAGTGATGCTGATATTGTTGAAGCTATAAATTTATTGATGCAATCGGGTGGAGGATTGAGTGCAGTTTCCGGAGGAGACAAAAAAGTTATTGCCCTGCCTGTTGCCGGGTTGATGAGTGACAGAAGTTGCGAAGAAATAGGTCACCATTATGCAAATATTGATAATATGGCTAAACAAATGGGTGCTACACTTAGAGCACCATTTATGACCCTCTCTTTTATGGCATTATTAGTTATTCCACATTTTAAAATTGGTGACAAAGGACTATTCGATGCCGAAAAGTTTGAGTTGACCACAATGGAGTGA
- a CDS encoding 4a-hydroxytetrahydrobiopterin dehydratase yields the protein MLLLQKNAMWQEVNNSLERSFMFNDFKQAFAFMTHVAFIAEKMNHHPDWSNVYNKVVIRLNTHDAGSVVTEKDHKLAAAIDVVFNQINQKV from the coding sequence TTGTTACTTTTACAAAAAAACGCAATGTGGCAAGAAGTAAATAATTCGTTGGAACGAAGTTTTATGTTTAATGATTTTAAACAGGCATTTGCATTTATGACACATGTAGCTTTTATAGCAGAAAAAATGAATCATCATCCGGATTGGAGTAATGTTTATAATAAAGTCGTTATTAGGTTAAACACACACGATGCAGGTAGTGTAGTTACTGAAAAAGATCATAAACTTGCAGCAGCAATTGATGTTGTTTTCAATCAAATAAATCAAAAAGTATGA
- a CDS encoding 6-phosphogluconate dehydrogenase: protein MSRLKKFFIWVVVLAVIGTVLYFLAGSYTYSEGTQTGYLVKFSRQGYVFKTYEGELNLGGMNAESNSVVNNLWHFSVDADDQAAIDSLRVSEGRVIKVYYREIVRNYAWQGETPYFVYKVEKVK, encoded by the coding sequence ATGAGCCGATTAAAAAAGTTTTTTATCTGGGTTGTTGTTCTTGCCGTAATCGGAACAGTATTATATTTTCTTGCCGGAAGCTATACCTATTCCGAAGGAACACAAACGGGATATCTGGTAAAATTTTCACGTCAGGGATATGTTTTTAAAACTTATGAAGGTGAGCTGAACCTTGGCGGTATGAATGCTGAAAGCAATTCTGTTGTAAATAACCTCTGGCACTTTTCTGTAGATGCAGACGATCAGGCTGCCATTGACAGCTTAAGAGTAAGCGAAGGACGTGTCATTAAAGTTTATTACCGCGAAATTGTACGTAACTATGCCTGGCAGGGCGAAACACCTTATTTTGTTTATAAAGTAGAAAAAGTGAAGTAG
- the murQ gene encoding N-acetylmuramic acid 6-phosphate etherase produces the protein MHKKTESLRTTEKTSHYNHLEKMSFTALMNNINKEDQTVPRQIKKNIAAIAKLAKAITVRMKKGGRLFYLGAGTSGRLGIVDASECPPTYGIEHGKVIGLIAGGDAAIRKAVEFAEDDYSAGWNDLKKYKINKKDVVVGIAASGTTPYVTGALEQCRKKKIITGCIVCNSGSPVAMHADFPIEIITGPEFVTGSTRMKAGTAQKLVLNMISTAVMIKLGRVKGNKMVDMQLTNNKLVSRGTRMIMDELGVPENKASSMLKKYGSVRSAIKNHKVKSVVV, from the coding sequence ATGCATAAGAAAACAGAAAGCCTGCGAACCACAGAAAAAACTTCGCATTACAATCATCTCGAAAAGATGAGTTTTACAGCGTTAATGAATAACATTAACAAGGAAGACCAAACAGTACCTCGTCAGATTAAAAAAAATATTGCAGCCATTGCAAAGTTGGCAAAGGCCATTACTGTACGAATGAAAAAAGGTGGGCGCTTATTTTATCTTGGTGCCGGCACCAGTGGAAGGCTTGGGATTGTAGATGCTTCGGAATGTCCGCCAACCTATGGCATTGAACATGGAAAAGTTATCGGACTGATAGCCGGTGGTGATGCAGCTATTCGTAAGGCTGTTGAGTTTGCCGAAGATGACTATTCAGCCGGCTGGAATGATCTTAAGAAATATAAAATAAACAAAAAGGATGTTGTGGTAGGTATTGCAGCTTCCGGAACCACACCCTATGTGACAGGTGCATTGGAACAATGCCGCAAGAAAAAAATCATAACAGGATGTATTGTTTGCAATAGCGGCTCGCCAGTTGCAATGCATGCCGATTTTCCGATAGAAATAATTACAGGGCCGGAATTTGTAACAGGCAGTACCCGAATGAAAGCCGGTACAGCACAAAAGTTAGTCTTAAACATGATTAGTACGGCAGTGATGATAAAACTAGGTCGTGTTAAAGGCAATAAAATGGTTGACATGCAGCTTACCAACAATAAATTAGTCAGTCGCGGCACCCGAATGATAATGGATGAACTTGGCGTACCCGAAAACAAAGCGTCCTCTATGCTGAAAAAATATGGAAGTGTGCGCTCAGCAATAAAAAATCATAAAGTAAAATCTGTTGTAGTTTGA
- a CDS encoding 1-acyl-sn-glycerol-3-phosphate acyltransferase: MTEQKKKFIDVSEVIRSKNPQLYRLLPGFIVSYIKRIVHETEVNAFIDEYGHKTSFEFVDAIIENFGVKVEVYGQENIIKTGRCVYASNHPIGGLDAMALLQVLGQHRRDIKFIVNDILLQLNNLKDLFIGVNKHGKNSAQSITDIDALYASEMATLIFPAGLVSRKQGKEIKDLQWKKSFVVKAKKYNSPIVPVYIDGRNSNWFYNLANFRKRVGIAANIEMLYLMDEMYFQRGRTISITFGKPILPQNLSGNDDGKTAEKIKEHVYELKHNRQSIFHA, translated from the coding sequence ATGACTGAGCAGAAAAAGAAGTTTATTGATGTAAGTGAGGTGATACGAAGCAAGAACCCACAGCTCTATCGTCTGCTGCCGGGGTTTATTGTCAGCTACATCAAACGAATAGTGCACGAAACAGAAGTTAATGCTTTTATTGATGAGTATGGCCACAAAACATCGTTTGAATTTGTAGATGCCATAATTGAAAATTTCGGAGTAAAAGTTGAAGTTTATGGTCAGGAGAACATTATAAAAACCGGCCGTTGTGTCTATGCATCCAATCATCCCATTGGCGGACTTGATGCTATGGCATTACTACAGGTGCTGGGACAACACAGACGCGACATAAAATTTATTGTAAACGACATTTTATTACAGCTCAACAATCTGAAAGATTTATTTATTGGTGTTAACAAGCATGGAAAAAACAGCGCACAGTCTATTACAGATATTGATGCATTATATGCTTCGGAAATGGCAACACTAATTTTTCCTGCCGGATTGGTATCGCGCAAGCAGGGAAAAGAAATAAAAGACCTTCAATGGAAAAAAAGCTTTGTAGTAAAAGCAAAAAAATACAACAGTCCTATTGTGCCCGTTTATATTGATGGCCGCAACTCCAACTGGTTTTACAATCTTGCAAACTTTCGCAAACGTGTAGGCATTGCAGCAAACATTGAAATGCTTTATCTGATGGATGAAATGTACTTTCAACGCGGCAGAACAATTTCGATAACTTTTGGAAAACCTATTCTTCCACAAAACCTATCAGGAAATGATGACGGAAAAACCGCAGAAAAAATCAAGGAACATGTTTATGAGCTAAAACATAACCGACAATCTATTTTCCATGCATAA
- the mraZ gene encoding division/cell wall cluster transcriptional repressor MraZ, which translates to MINLFGVYESTVDAKGRVMLPSPYRKTLEKVLEEGFIIKQNVFRKSLEFFPLQTWNEISQHVGKLNTFLKANQELITLFYYGVRSVELDSNGRFLIVKDHLTYAGIKKDIVLSGANDRIEIWDKRAYHKYIKDNSDNLERLMEERLGGKLPENGQ; encoded by the coding sequence ATGATAAATCTGTTTGGAGTTTACGAAAGCACTGTTGATGCGAAAGGTCGTGTCATGTTGCCTTCTCCATACAGAAAAACATTGGAGAAAGTTTTAGAAGAAGGTTTTATCATCAAGCAGAATGTTTTCAGAAAATCACTGGAGTTTTTTCCGCTTCAGACATGGAATGAAATTTCACAGCATGTAGGTAAACTGAATACTTTTTTGAAAGCCAATCAGGAATTGATTACGCTGTTCTATTATGGTGTGCGGAGTGTTGAGTTGGATAGCAACGGAAGGTTTTTGATTGTAAAAGATCACCTGACTTATGCAGGAATTAAAAAAGACATTGTGCTGAGTGGGGCAAATGACAGAATTGAAATTTGGGATAAGCGTGCTTATCATAAATATATTAAAGATAACAGCGACAATTTAGAGCGGTTGATGGAAGAGCGGCTTGGCGGCAAATTGCCTGAAAATGGACAGTAA
- the rsmH gene encoding 16S rRNA (cytosine(1402)-N(4))-methyltransferase RsmH, giving the protein MDSKAYHIPVLLPECIDGLKIKADGIYVDVTYGGGGHSKAIASLLTTGKVIAFDRDADAIKNSKTNNNNLIVIHSSFSNITTELNGIGITAVDGVLADLGVSSHQFDEPQRGFAFRFDSKLDMRMDVRQHITAATVLNTYSAKELQQIFSLYGEVRNAATVAREIVNARQHATIATTADLKKCVSHLVPKNDENGFYARLFQALRIEVNQELKELEMLLQQLPGLIKADGRLCVMSYHSLEDRLVKNFIASGNVQGVVKQDVFGNITSKTFSAINKKPIEANEIEKANNPRSRSARLRVAERIK; this is encoded by the coding sequence ATGGACAGTAAGGCATATCACATTCCGGTTTTGTTGCCTGAATGTATTGATGGGTTGAAGATTAAAGCAGATGGAATTTATGTTGATGTTACATACGGGGGCGGGGGGCATTCAAAGGCAATAGCCTCTTTATTAACAACAGGAAAAGTGATTGCATTCGATAGGGATGCTGATGCAATAAAAAATAGTAAAACCAACAATAATAATCTGATTGTGATTCACAGCAGTTTTTCAAATATAACTACCGAACTCAATGGTATAGGCATAACAGCAGTAGATGGTGTGCTTGCCGACCTTGGTGTGTCATCGCATCAGTTTGATGAGCCGCAGCGTGGTTTTGCTTTTCGTTTCGATAGTAAGCTTGATATGCGCATGGACGTTCGTCAGCATATAACAGCTGCAACAGTACTTAATACTTATTCTGCCAAAGAACTGCAACAAATATTTTCTCTCTATGGTGAAGTGCGTAATGCAGCTACTGTTGCACGCGAAATAGTTAACGCCCGTCAGCATGCCACCATAGCAACAACTGCTGATCTTAAAAAATGTGTTTCACACCTGGTGCCTAAGAATGATGAGAATGGTTTTTATGCAAGATTGTTTCAGGCATTACGAATTGAAGTTAATCAGGAACTGAAAGAGCTGGAAATGCTGCTACAACAATTGCCCGGATTGATAAAGGCAGATGGGCGGTTATGTGTGATGAGTTATCATTCTCTAGAAGACAGATTGGTTAAAAATTTTATTGCTTCAGGAAATGTACAAGGTGTGGTAAAACAAGATGTGTTTGGCAACATTACTTCAAAAACATTTTCGGCAATAAATAAAAAACCAATTGAAGCTAATGAAATAGAAAAAGCAAATAACCCACGCTCAAGAAGCGCAAGATTAAGAGTAGCCGAAAGGATAAAGTAG
- a CDS encoding FtsL-like putative cell division protein — protein MNTIRNSEEKKEKENRGGSKIKTARKFLSMINVIGLIDKNMLLRMLPFAFFLMGLALVYIANSYVAEKTIREIDRTSRDIKELRSEYISVKSELMFKSRQSQVAKEVLPMGIKQLTVPPKKIVLKTSKE, from the coding sequence ATGAATACAATAAGAAATTCAGAGGAAAAAAAGGAAAAAGAAAACCGGGGAGGTAGCAAAATAAAAACTGCCCGTAAGTTCCTTTCTATGATTAATGTTATTGGGTTGATTGATAAAAACATGCTTCTGCGTATGCTGCCATTTGCATTTTTCTTAATGGGGCTGGCATTGGTTTATATTGCTAACAGTTATGTTGCAGAGAAAACAATTCGCGAAATTGACCGCACTTCACGTGATATTAAAGAGCTACGGTCAGAATATATTTCTGTAAAGTCGGAGTTGATGTTTAAAAGCCGTCAATCACAAGTGGCTAAAGAAGTGCTCCCTATGGGTATAAAACAACTCACGGTTCCGCCTAAGAAAATTGTACTTAAAACATCCAAAGAATAA
- a CDS encoding penicillin-binding transpeptidase domain-containing protein: MMDIKKDILLRVYFVYALIFLFAMAILGRVFQLQYVEGDYWKQRSDSLTLAYKTIEPSRGNIFSADGSLLATSVPLYDLRMDMKAESITDKIFNAGIDSLALNLAALFQDKSKDQYKRLLREGRRDGERYLLIKRNVSYAELKKVKTFPIFSRGRYKGGLIVEQKNMRQKPFKELASRTIGFKIGNVQPVGLEGAFDQSLRGESGKRLMQKISGNVWKPLNAEDEVEAKDGCDIYTSIDLNIQDVAQQSLYNQLVKNNADAGCAILMEVATGEIKAIVNLKKADSGYYREDFNYAIGYATEPGSTFKLVSMMAGIEDGYIDLDDTVDATNGRTSYAPGLIMRDSHEGLNKITAKHAFEESSNVGVSKLIQKYYRKNQQAFIDRVHKMHFGDKLNIQIAGEATPLIKSTTNKGWSKISLPYMSIGYETMVTPLHTLTFYNAVANNGRMVKPLFVKETRYRGHTVKEYKTQVIADSICSKTTVAKARELLEGVVQNGTGRKLKDCVYAVAGKTGTAQMASNKEGYKNGRIRYQASFCGYFPADKPAYSCIVVVYNPSTAGYYGGEVALPVFKDIADKVYATNLDMHKGLDVQMAELPKVKAGLTKATIAACNNVGVDVKTVGVASKWSSVLNRETVAALKPVAIKDNTVPDVSGMGLRDAIYMLESNGLQVKVVGKGAVVKQSLHAGTRIYKGQVITIELS; encoded by the coding sequence ATGATGGATATAAAGAAAGATATTTTACTTAGAGTATATTTTGTTTATGCCTTGATTTTTCTTTTTGCCATGGCTATTTTGGGTCGTGTTTTTCAGTTGCAATATGTCGAAGGAGATTATTGGAAACAACGCTCCGATAGTTTAACCCTGGCATATAAAACCATTGAACCATCAAGAGGAAATATTTTTAGTGCTGATGGAAGTTTGTTAGCCACATCAGTGCCTTTGTATGATTTGCGTATGGATATGAAGGCGGAAAGTATTACTGATAAAATATTTAATGCGGGTATTGATTCTCTTGCTTTGAATCTTGCAGCATTGTTTCAGGATAAATCAAAAGATCAGTACAAACGTCTCCTTCGTGAAGGAAGACGCGATGGTGAGCGCTATTTGCTTATTAAACGCAATGTGAGTTATGCAGAATTGAAAAAAGTAAAAACATTTCCGATTTTTAGCAGAGGTCGTTATAAAGGCGGACTCATTGTTGAACAAAAAAATATGCGTCAGAAACCATTCAAGGAACTAGCTTCCAGAACCATTGGTTTTAAGATTGGAAATGTTCAACCTGTTGGGCTTGAAGGAGCTTTCGACCAAAGTCTTAGAGGAGAAAGTGGTAAACGCCTGATGCAAAAAATATCCGGTAACGTATGGAAGCCACTCAATGCTGAGGATGAAGTTGAAGCAAAAGATGGCTGTGATATTTATACTTCAATTGATCTGAATATTCAGGATGTTGCACAACAATCTCTTTACAATCAGTTGGTGAAAAACAATGCTGATGCCGGATGTGCCATACTCATGGAAGTTGCCACCGGTGAGATTAAAGCAATCGTAAATCTGAAAAAGGCTGACTCCGGTTACTATCGTGAAGATTTTAATTATGCTATTGGCTATGCCACAGAACCCGGCTCCACTTTTAAATTGGTGAGCATGATGGCCGGAATAGAAGATGGCTATATTGACCTTGACGATACAGTAGATGCTACCAATGGAAGAACCAGTTATGCACCGGGTTTAATAATGCGTGACTCGCATGAAGGATTAAATAAGATAACTGCAAAACATGCATTTGAAGAATCATCAAATGTGGGTGTCTCTAAACTGATACAGAAGTATTATCGAAAAAATCAACAGGCATTTATTGACCGTGTACATAAAATGCATTTTGGAGATAAACTTAATATTCAGATTGCTGGAGAGGCTACACCGCTTATCAAATCAACTACGAATAAGGGATGGAGTAAAATTTCGTTGCCTTACATGTCTATTGGCTATGAAACAATGGTAACACCATTACACACACTTACATTCTACAATGCTGTTGCCAACAATGGTAGAATGGTAAAGCCTCTCTTTGTAAAAGAGACGCGTTATCGCGGACATACCGTTAAAGAATACAAAACACAGGTTATTGCCGATTCTATTTGCTCCAAGACCACGGTAGCTAAAGCAAGAGAACTCCTTGAAGGTGTAGTACAAAACGGTACAGGACGTAAGTTGAAAGACTGCGTATATGCCGTTGCCGGTAAAACAGGTACAGCTCAAATGGCAAGTAATAAAGAGGGTTATAAAAATGGAAGGATAAGATATCAGGCTTCGTTCTGTGGTTATTTTCCTGCTGACAAACCTGCATATTCATGTATTGTAGTGGTGTATAATCCTTCAACGGCAGGTTATTATGGCGGTGAAGTGGCATTGCCTGTATTTAAAGATATTGCAGATAAAGTTTATGCAACCAATCTTGATATGCACAAAGGACTTGATGTGCAAATGGCAGAATTACCTAAAGTAAAAGCAGGACTGACGAAAGCAACTATTGCTGCATGCAACAATGTTGGTGTTGATGTAAAAACTGTAGGAGTAGCGTCAAAATGGTCATCAGTACTTAACAGAGAAACTGTTGCAGCATTGAAGCCTGTTGCCATAAAAGACAATACAGTTCCGGACGTTTCAGGAATGGGTTTGCGCGATGCAATATATATGCTGGAATCAAATGGTTTGCAGGTTAAGGTAGTTGGCAAAGGTGCTGTGGTAAAACAATCGTTGCATGCAGGTACAAGAATCTATAAAGGTCAGGTAATAACAATAGAGTTAAGTTGA
- a CDS encoding UDP-N-acetylmuramoyl-L-alanyl-D-glutamate--2,6-diaminopimelate ligase: MQLLKEVLYKAGTEEVIGNTNVAVYGISINSREVKPGEMYVALRGTNVDGHTFILDAIEKGATSILCEVMPDLIQAGINYIKVKNTYLALSEVCANFYHHPSSSLKLVGITGTNGKTTTATLLYKLFRQLNIRCGLISTVENRVNDTVIPSTHTTPDPIKLNQLLSMMVLEECEYCFMEVSSHAVVQNRIGALEFAGGVFTNITHDHLDYHKTFDEYLKAKKKFFDNLPESAFALTNADDKNGSVMVQNTHAVRKTYGLHGVADFRCRIIENNFHGLLLQIDNTEVLCKLIGSFNAYNLLAIYATAVSLGLDKQRVLTALSMLESVSGRFDYIVSVSGITGIVDYAHTPDALNNVLSTINEIRTRNEKVITVVGCGGNRDTTKRPVMAHIACEMSDKVILTSDNPRNEDPQKIIEQMRGGVPAHLSAKVMAITDRNEAIRVACNLAASGDIILIAGKGHETYQEVKGVKHPFDDKKILQENFNNLHA; encoded by the coding sequence ATGCAGTTACTAAAAGAAGTTTTATATAAAGCGGGAACGGAGGAGGTTATTGGTAATACCAATGTGGCTGTTTATGGAATAAGCATTAACTCGCGCGAAGTTAAACCCGGAGAAATGTATGTTGCACTTCGCGGTACCAATGTTGATGGGCATACTTTTATTCTGGATGCAATAGAAAAAGGTGCAACTTCAATTTTGTGCGAAGTAATGCCCGACCTCATTCAGGCCGGTATCAATTATATAAAAGTAAAAAATACGTATTTGGCACTTTCCGAAGTATGTGCAAACTTTTATCATCATCCTTCTTCTTCTCTTAAGTTAGTTGGCATTACCGGAACCAATGGTAAAACAACTACAGCAACCCTACTCTATAAATTGTTCCGTCAGTTAAATATACGTTGCGGATTAATTTCTACGGTTGAAAACAGAGTTAACGATACGGTTATTCCTTCAACGCATACAACTCCCGATCCCATAAAACTTAATCAACTGTTAAGCATGATGGTACTCGAAGAGTGTGAGTATTGCTTTATGGAAGTAAGCTCACATGCTGTGGTGCAAAACAGAATCGGAGCATTGGAGTTTGCCGGTGGTGTATTTACAAATATTACGCATGATCACCTTGATTATCATAAAACATTTGATGAGTATCTGAAAGCAAAAAAGAAATTTTTTGATAACCTCCCCGAGAGTGCATTCGCATTAACCAATGCCGATGATAAAAACGGATCAGTAATGGTACAAAATACACATGCTGTCAGGAAAACTTATGGTCTGCATGGTGTTGCTGATTTCAGATGCAGAATAATTGAAAATAATTTTCACGGACTGCTACTTCAGATTGATAACACAGAAGTGTTGTGTAAACTTATTGGCTCATTCAATGCCTATAATCTTTTGGCAATTTATGCAACAGCAGTTTCATTGGGCTTAGACAAACAACGTGTACTCACGGCATTAAGTATGCTTGAATCTGTCAGTGGCAGATTTGATTATATTGTATCCGTTTCGGGTATTACAGGTATCGTTGATTATGCACATACACCCGATGCATTGAATAATGTGCTTTCTACCATCAACGAAATCAGAACAAGAAATGAGAAAGTAATTACAGTAGTAGGTTGTGGCGGAAATCGTGATACAACCAAACGCCCTGTTATGGCTCACATTGCTTGTGAAATGAGTGATAAAGTGATTCTTACTTCTGATAATCCACGAAACGAAGATCCACAAAAAATCATTGAACAGATGCGTGGCGGAGTACCTGCGCATTTATCAGCTAAAGTGATGGCAATAACCGATCGCAACGAAGCCATCCGTGTAGCGTGTAATCTGGCTGCTTCAGGAGATATTATCCTCATTGCAGGTAAAGGCCATGAAACCTATCAGGAAGTTAAAGGAGTAAAACACCCTTTTGACGATAAAAAAATATTGCAGGAAAACTTTAATAACCTACACGCCTGA